Proteins encoded within one genomic window of Gallus gallus isolate bGalGal1 chromosome 1, bGalGal1.mat.broiler.GRCg7b, whole genome shotgun sequence:
- the LOC107057534 gene encoding maestro heat-like repeat-containing protein family member 2B isoform X2 has product MERLRALRGLFACVGCVPRGTRRRARGRVASPVPACAVTLLLQRLQDKEGDRAQAYCELEHVLREGDSRPPCGVVNRLLAEVSQDLTAAQGVPDSMRMAASNVLVALAQTHFSLVMAELQGHLKAVGEMSKEFVLLTLSKLFTSYAPQCIPFVWLMLAGLRSVVGWVRGGRTLRIACAVVKQWLEGVKVHLCSGKQCPWPAMEIEQIYQNLSQLFFSVLRNWQDCKEEKDKQAVLGAVAAMMAVLLREELCREHVWEQLLWLVHPYQEVQDTCRVTKSLSVFLEALEGVQSVIPKDKFLAITSAVFYQLSDDTKQHSEADRAELTHCILLQARICPEETVQFLQSQLGADREAGCVAALGLLNALARSDEPMMTEKLPQVVEAVQCLCSDPRIQVRRAILHFIKDVLSANARSCSAWDVVGHIFSEFSRTVGRRAAGDLSAQEAQEEGALQELCMDILGSLDVSASGMSKLLWPRLLLYVVPAQYTGMLIPVSRCVQALAERGDLMVREIEDLDPHFLSSMFQGPLLTPQTLLARLLVVAGSPFAGSELQAAALLLMLNLHGKIHRAVGAMWASEIPLLLQCLKGKDESFPDSAEWEQRLLKFLRVSLATMEDEAWTKGLSCELSRWLSSSPSSSGEKSFLYKALGTVLGACKEVLHIQEKLLQHLEEANAEEPSEAQGMISLLSHAAESNFHTVLDTLTTFASRLCKGQNGRISRRKKMELDSRRAQATRSALIRAHGSLALRASKEQLLARLEGDIVGNILLLYSCSCRDLQNTLALLQSIMDFSSAFQAACDSACFNPSLKGKLLEILTDLLKKYCLGTPVSPVPLKVVLALEQLSKLKPSLGSKDTCDMLILCCKIIVTHPSAEMMLKIRKSQQAAQYLQLLQTSLKALGRLMVVLLETETTSGFFQNIVHRSMTSGNMWERKRALQTCSQLLAVCEERGRGDACKHFGSLVGLLVPLTCDPMPTSRQLAVTCLSSLLRIQAKATNRVIQTGDIGSLCEGLNDRSTVCQLQTSSKIARIVCRSFSLEHTIDFMMAIKDTFRKAKGMRVRAAGKWMITFLQMHGKDICRDLDLSPIIYILRSCMSSLQHSTNMPFLCQAVAILTRCHTDITIDSFFHRR; this is encoded by the exons ATGGAGCGGCTGAGAGCCCTTCGAG gtCTCTTTGCCTGTGTGGGCTGCGTGCCCAGAGGTACACGTCGCAGGGCCAGAGGCAGGGTGGCAAGCCCTGTCCCCGCCTGTGCCgtgactttgctgctgcagcgcctGCAAGACAAGGAG GGTGACCGAGCGCAGGCGTACTGCGAGCTGGAGCACGTCCTGCGGGAAGGTGACAGCCGCCCGCCGTGCGGAGTGGTGAAccggctgctggctgaggtgtcCCAGGACCTGACGGCAGCCCAG GGCGTGCCAGACAGCATGAGGATGGCTGCCAGCAATGTCCTGGTGGCTCTGGCCCAGACTCACTTCAGCTTGGTGATGGCCGAGCTCCAGGGCCACCTGAAGGCCGTGGGGGAGATGTCCAAGGAGTTTGTGCTCCTCACCCTGAGCAAACTGTTCACCAGCTACG ctccacagtgcatcCCCTTCGTGTGGCTGATGCTGGCCGGCCTGCGCAGTGTGGTGGGCTGGGTGAGAGGCGGCCGGACCCTGCGCATTGCTTGTGCTG ttgtgaaaCAGTGGCTGGAAGGAGTCAAGGTTCACTTGTGCTCTGGAAAGCAATGCCCCTGGCCTGCCATGGAGATCGAACAGATCTACCAGAatctttcccagctcttcttctctgtgctgaggaactggcaggactgcaaggaggaaaag gacaaacaggcTGTCCtcggggctgtggctgccatgATGGCTGTCCTCCTTCGAGAAGAGCTGTGCCGAGAGCACGTgtgggagcagctcctctggctcGTGCACCCGTATCAGGAGGTCCAAGACACCTGCAGGGTGACCAAG AGCCTCAGTGTCTTCCTGGAGGCCTTAGAGGGAGTTCAGTCTGTCATCCCTAAGGACAAGTTTCTGGCCATCACCAGCGCCGTGTTCTACCAG ctctctgatgacaccaagcagcACAGCGAGGcggacagagcagagctgacccactgcatcctgctgcagg cccggaTCTGCCCAGAGGAAACGGTCCAgtttctgcagtcacagctgggcGCTGACAGGGAGGCTGGATGCGTGGCAGCCCTGGGTCTGCTCAATGCTCTGGCTCGCTCTGATG AGCCCATGATGACCGAGAAGCTGCCCCAGGTTGTGGAGGCtgtgcagtgtctgtgcagcgaCCCCAGGATCCAG gtgaggagggcCATTCTGCACTTCATCAAGGATGTGCTCAGTGCTAACGCccggagctgctcagcctgggatgtggtggggcaCATCTTCAGTGAGTTCAGCCGCACCGTGGGAAGAAGG GCAGCCGGAGACCTTTCTGCCCAGGAAGCCCAGGAAGAAGGAGCTCTCCAAGAGCTGTGTATGGACATCCTGGGGTCACTGGATGTCTCTGCGAGCGGGATGAGCAAA CTCCTGTGGCCCCGGTTGCTGCTGTACGTGGTGCCAGCCCAGTACACCGGCATGCTGATCCCAGTCTCTCGCTGTGTCCAAGCactggctgagagaggggacctGATGGTGCGGGAGATAGAAGACCTGGAtccccatttcctcagctccatGTTTCAAG GCCCACTGCTGActccccagacactgctggcacGCCTGCTG GTGGTGGCGGGGAGCCCTTTTGCAGGCAGCGAACTCCAAGCCGCTGCCTTGCTCCTCATGCTGAACCTCCACGGCAAaatccacagagctgtgggggccaTGTGGGCCTCTGAgatccccctgctgctgcagtgcctcaaaG ggaaagatGAGAGCTTCCCGGACTCTGCAGAGTGGGAGCAGCGCCTCCTAAAG TTCCTGAGGGTGTCACTGGCTACCATGGAGGATGAGGCCTGGACCAAGGGCCTGAGCTGCGAGCTGAGCcggtggctgagcagctctcccagcagctctggagaaaag TCCTTCCTGtacaaggctctggggacagtgctgggagcttgtAAGGAAGTCCTCCACATCCAAGAGAAGCTCCTGCAACACCTGGAGGAAGCAAATGCAGAGGAGCCTTCTGAGGCCCAG ggAATGATCTCTCTTCTTAgccatgctgctgagagcaacTTCCACACAGTCCTGGACACGCTCACCACATTTGCGTCCAGGCTGTGCAAAGGCCAGAATGGAAGGATTTCCAGACGCAAGAAG atggagctggacagcagaagagctcaggcCACCCGCAGCGCTCTCATCCGTGCCCATGGCAGCTTGGCACTGCGTGCCTCCAAAGAACAGCTGCTTGCCCGCCTGGAGGGAGACATTGTGGgcaacatcctgctgctctacagctgcagctgccgg GACCTGCAGAACACGCTTgcgctgctgcagagcatcatggacttcagctctgccttccaagcAGCGTGTGACTCTGCCTGCTTTAACCCCTCCTTGAAGggcaagctgctggagatcctgACG GACTTGCTGAAGAAGTATTGCTTGGGCACCCCAgtctccccagtgcccctcaAGGTGGTTCTGGCCCTGGAGCAGTTGAG CAAGCTGAAGCCTTCCTTAGGAAGCAAAGACACGTGTGACATGCTGATTTTGTGCTGCAAGATTATTGTGACGCACCCTTCAGCGGAGATGATGCTGAAGATCAGGaagtcacagcaagcagctcagtacCTGCAG cttctgcaaacaTCACTGAAAGCTCTGGGCCGGCTCATGGTGGTCCTGCTCGAGACAGAGACCACCAGTGGCTTCTTTCAGAACATAGTCCAT AGATCAATGACGTCAGGCAACATGTGGGAGCGCAAGAGGGCCCTGCAgacctgctcccagctgctggctgtttGTGAAGAGCGTGGA agaggagatgccTGCAAGCACTTTGGCTCCTTGGTGGGATTGCTGGTGCCTCTGACGTGTGACCCCATGCCCACCTCCCGCCAGTTGGCTGTCACCTGTCTGAGCTCCCTTCTCCGAATCCAAG CCAAGGCGACCAACAGAGTCATCCAGACAGGAGACATCGGGAGCCTGTGTGAGGGGCTGAATGACCGCAGCACCGTCTGTCAGCTCCAGACCTCGTCCAAAATCGCGCGG attgtGTGCAGAAGCTTCTCCCTGGAACACACCATAGATTTCATGATGGCCATCAAGGACACCTTCCGGAAGGCCAAAGGAATGCGTGTGCGTGCTGCTGGGAAGTGGATGATCACCTTTCTGCAGATGCATGGAAAGGACATCTGTCGGGAT CTTGACCTTTCACCGATCATCTACATCCTGCGCAGCTGCATGTcgtccctgcagcacagcacgaACATGCCATTCCTGTGCCAGGCGGTGGCCATCCTCACCCGCTGTCACACAGACATCACAATTGACAGCTTCTTCCACAGGCGTTGA
- the LOC107057534 gene encoding maestro heat-like repeat-containing protein family member 2B isoform X1 has protein sequence MLGPGSKQHQWQLLCSFLPGLFACVGCVPRGTRRRARGRVASPVPACAVTLLLQRLQDKEGDRAQAYCELEHVLREGDSRPPCGVVNRLLAEVSQDLTAAQGVPDSMRMAASNVLVALAQTHFSLVMAELQGHLKAVGEMSKEFVLLTLSKLFTSYAPQCIPFVWLMLAGLRSVVGWVRGGRTLRIACAVVKQWLEGVKVHLCSGKQCPWPAMEIEQIYQNLSQLFFSVLRNWQDCKEEKDKQAVLGAVAAMMAVLLREELCREHVWEQLLWLVHPYQEVQDTCRVTKSLSVFLEALEGVQSVIPKDKFLAITSAVFYQLSDDTKQHSEADRAELTHCILLQARICPEETVQFLQSQLGADREAGCVAALGLLNALARSDEPMMTEKLPQVVEAVQCLCSDPRIQVRRAILHFIKDVLSANARSCSAWDVVGHIFSEFSRTVGRRAAGDLSAQEAQEEGALQELCMDILGSLDVSASGMSKLLWPRLLLYVVPAQYTGMLIPVSRCVQALAERGDLMVREIEDLDPHFLSSMFQGPLLTPQTLLARLLVVAGSPFAGSELQAAALLLMLNLHGKIHRAVGAMWASEIPLLLQCLKGKDESFPDSAEWEQRLLKFLRVSLATMEDEAWTKGLSCELSRWLSSSPSSSGEKSFLYKALGTVLGACKEVLHIQEKLLQHLEEANAEEPSEAQGMISLLSHAAESNFHTVLDTLTTFASRLCKGQNGRISRRKKMELDSRRAQATRSALIRAHGSLALRASKEQLLARLEGDIVGNILLLYSCSCRDLQNTLALLQSIMDFSSAFQAACDSACFNPSLKGKLLEILTDLLKKYCLGTPVSPVPLKVVLALEQLSKLKPSLGSKDTCDMLILCCKIIVTHPSAEMMLKIRKSQQAAQYLQLLQTSLKALGRLMVVLLETETTSGFFQNIVHRSMTSGNMWERKRALQTCSQLLAVCEERGRGDACKHFGSLVGLLVPLTCDPMPTSRQLAVTCLSSLLRIQAKATNRVIQTGDIGSLCEGLNDRSTVCQLQTSSKIARIVCRSFSLEHTIDFMMAIKDTFRKAKGMRVRAAGKWMITFLQMHGKDICRDLDLSPIIYILRSCMSSLQHSTNMPFLCQAVAILTRCHTDITIDSFFHRR, from the exons ATGCTCGGCCCTGGCTCCAAGCAACACcagtggcagctgctctgctctttccttccaggtCTCTTTGCCTGTGTGGGCTGCGTGCCCAGAGGTACACGTCGCAGGGCCAGAGGCAGGGTGGCAAGCCCTGTCCCCGCCTGTGCCgtgactttgctgctgcagcgcctGCAAGACAAGGAG GGTGACCGAGCGCAGGCGTACTGCGAGCTGGAGCACGTCCTGCGGGAAGGTGACAGCCGCCCGCCGTGCGGAGTGGTGAAccggctgctggctgaggtgtcCCAGGACCTGACGGCAGCCCAG GGCGTGCCAGACAGCATGAGGATGGCTGCCAGCAATGTCCTGGTGGCTCTGGCCCAGACTCACTTCAGCTTGGTGATGGCCGAGCTCCAGGGCCACCTGAAGGCCGTGGGGGAGATGTCCAAGGAGTTTGTGCTCCTCACCCTGAGCAAACTGTTCACCAGCTACG ctccacagtgcatcCCCTTCGTGTGGCTGATGCTGGCCGGCCTGCGCAGTGTGGTGGGCTGGGTGAGAGGCGGCCGGACCCTGCGCATTGCTTGTGCTG ttgtgaaaCAGTGGCTGGAAGGAGTCAAGGTTCACTTGTGCTCTGGAAAGCAATGCCCCTGGCCTGCCATGGAGATCGAACAGATCTACCAGAatctttcccagctcttcttctctgtgctgaggaactggcaggactgcaaggaggaaaag gacaaacaggcTGTCCtcggggctgtggctgccatgATGGCTGTCCTCCTTCGAGAAGAGCTGTGCCGAGAGCACGTgtgggagcagctcctctggctcGTGCACCCGTATCAGGAGGTCCAAGACACCTGCAGGGTGACCAAG AGCCTCAGTGTCTTCCTGGAGGCCTTAGAGGGAGTTCAGTCTGTCATCCCTAAGGACAAGTTTCTGGCCATCACCAGCGCCGTGTTCTACCAG ctctctgatgacaccaagcagcACAGCGAGGcggacagagcagagctgacccactgcatcctgctgcagg cccggaTCTGCCCAGAGGAAACGGTCCAgtttctgcagtcacagctgggcGCTGACAGGGAGGCTGGATGCGTGGCAGCCCTGGGTCTGCTCAATGCTCTGGCTCGCTCTGATG AGCCCATGATGACCGAGAAGCTGCCCCAGGTTGTGGAGGCtgtgcagtgtctgtgcagcgaCCCCAGGATCCAG gtgaggagggcCATTCTGCACTTCATCAAGGATGTGCTCAGTGCTAACGCccggagctgctcagcctgggatgtggtggggcaCATCTTCAGTGAGTTCAGCCGCACCGTGGGAAGAAGG GCAGCCGGAGACCTTTCTGCCCAGGAAGCCCAGGAAGAAGGAGCTCTCCAAGAGCTGTGTATGGACATCCTGGGGTCACTGGATGTCTCTGCGAGCGGGATGAGCAAA CTCCTGTGGCCCCGGTTGCTGCTGTACGTGGTGCCAGCCCAGTACACCGGCATGCTGATCCCAGTCTCTCGCTGTGTCCAAGCactggctgagagaggggacctGATGGTGCGGGAGATAGAAGACCTGGAtccccatttcctcagctccatGTTTCAAG GCCCACTGCTGActccccagacactgctggcacGCCTGCTG GTGGTGGCGGGGAGCCCTTTTGCAGGCAGCGAACTCCAAGCCGCTGCCTTGCTCCTCATGCTGAACCTCCACGGCAAaatccacagagctgtgggggccaTGTGGGCCTCTGAgatccccctgctgctgcagtgcctcaaaG ggaaagatGAGAGCTTCCCGGACTCTGCAGAGTGGGAGCAGCGCCTCCTAAAG TTCCTGAGGGTGTCACTGGCTACCATGGAGGATGAGGCCTGGACCAAGGGCCTGAGCTGCGAGCTGAGCcggtggctgagcagctctcccagcagctctggagaaaag TCCTTCCTGtacaaggctctggggacagtgctgggagcttgtAAGGAAGTCCTCCACATCCAAGAGAAGCTCCTGCAACACCTGGAGGAAGCAAATGCAGAGGAGCCTTCTGAGGCCCAG ggAATGATCTCTCTTCTTAgccatgctgctgagagcaacTTCCACACAGTCCTGGACACGCTCACCACATTTGCGTCCAGGCTGTGCAAAGGCCAGAATGGAAGGATTTCCAGACGCAAGAAG atggagctggacagcagaagagctcaggcCACCCGCAGCGCTCTCATCCGTGCCCATGGCAGCTTGGCACTGCGTGCCTCCAAAGAACAGCTGCTTGCCCGCCTGGAGGGAGACATTGTGGgcaacatcctgctgctctacagctgcagctgccgg GACCTGCAGAACACGCTTgcgctgctgcagagcatcatggacttcagctctgccttccaagcAGCGTGTGACTCTGCCTGCTTTAACCCCTCCTTGAAGggcaagctgctggagatcctgACG GACTTGCTGAAGAAGTATTGCTTGGGCACCCCAgtctccccagtgcccctcaAGGTGGTTCTGGCCCTGGAGCAGTTGAG CAAGCTGAAGCCTTCCTTAGGAAGCAAAGACACGTGTGACATGCTGATTTTGTGCTGCAAGATTATTGTGACGCACCCTTCAGCGGAGATGATGCTGAAGATCAGGaagtcacagcaagcagctcagtacCTGCAG cttctgcaaacaTCACTGAAAGCTCTGGGCCGGCTCATGGTGGTCCTGCTCGAGACAGAGACCACCAGTGGCTTCTTTCAGAACATAGTCCAT AGATCAATGACGTCAGGCAACATGTGGGAGCGCAAGAGGGCCCTGCAgacctgctcccagctgctggctgtttGTGAAGAGCGTGGA agaggagatgccTGCAAGCACTTTGGCTCCTTGGTGGGATTGCTGGTGCCTCTGACGTGTGACCCCATGCCCACCTCCCGCCAGTTGGCTGTCACCTGTCTGAGCTCCCTTCTCCGAATCCAAG CCAAGGCGACCAACAGAGTCATCCAGACAGGAGACATCGGGAGCCTGTGTGAGGGGCTGAATGACCGCAGCACCGTCTGTCAGCTCCAGACCTCGTCCAAAATCGCGCGG attgtGTGCAGAAGCTTCTCCCTGGAACACACCATAGATTTCATGATGGCCATCAAGGACACCTTCCGGAAGGCCAAAGGAATGCGTGTGCGTGCTGCTGGGAAGTGGATGATCACCTTTCTGCAGATGCATGGAAAGGACATCTGTCGGGAT CTTGACCTTTCACCGATCATCTACATCCTGCGCAGCTGCATGTcgtccctgcagcacagcacgaACATGCCATTCCTGTGCCAGGCGGTGGCCATCCTCACCCGCTGTCACACAGACATCACAATTGACAGCTTCTTCCACAGGCGTTGA